The Strix uralensis isolate ZFMK-TIS-50842 chromosome 26, bStrUra1, whole genome shotgun sequence nucleotide sequence ACCTGCAATAAAGAAACCAGTGGGGGAACGGAGACATTTGTCACCACCGGCATCACAATTAAAATGCGTTGGTATCGCTGTGGCAGCTCAGCATCCTCCAGCTCCAGTACCCTAATATAAGGGTAAGGCTGCTCAGCCCATGCAACAGCTTGCAGAAACTCCTCTCCCCAAAATCTCTcctgaagaaggaaggagaaccGGAGCAGATGGCTGGAGGCGAGGGGGAACCTGAGGCACGAGGCTTTAACTGCAATGTGGCGAGTGTGGTGAGCTCCAGCAGAGAAGGAGGAGGTTGTAAACCTCTTCGAGGTTCAGCGCCGGAGCAGAAGTCAGGCTCTGCTGTTCAGCTTTGCTAACCCAAAACCTCAAGCTCTCCCGTGCATACATGTACTTTGGAGCACGCCTAGGAGGCAGCAACAATTTGCAAGACATACATTTTGCtcgcttgaaaaaaaaaaaaaaaaaaaaaaaaatcagacctgcTTCATCATTTCTTCACACCCATCTAACATATGGTACCGGGTACTGGCACTTGTCTACCGTATGTATTTACACCATAACACTCCAAAGCAGGGGTGGGAGCACCCGGGCAATGAGGGGCACAGCACAACCCTGcacccaaactgctccagcaccCAAAAACGCCCCTGGATGTGCAGCAATGCCAGTACAGAAACCAGCATTCTGCCTCTGCTTCCCAAGGGATTCAGGCTGCAAGGAGCCCCTTGAACAGTCTTTCCCAAAAGGATCCTTTTTTAAAGAGGAAGGTTTTCATTAAACCAAGTTTTCCTTTGCTGCTCTGTCTTCCTGCCGTACCCACCCACGGCTAGAAGACATTCTCAAAACTGACATATTTTGGGCAATTGTTACAATAGTGCCAAATTCTTCACTCAGGAATGAGCAATTTCACACCAAGCTCCCCATACCCGCCATCTGCAGCACCTGAATTCACCCAACACCAGCTCCCGCAGACATGAGCATCGGCTGCCTCCTGttctggggggttttttgttatttttttctcttcacatgAACTCAAGAGCTGCAATCAcacacaaaggagaaaagaaaaaccctgaCAGGTTTTGTACGTTGCAGCCAGGGGAGTTTCTCAGCCCCAAACAACCCTTCCATATTTAACAAATAGCATCACCCAGGACAAATAAATCTTGCATCATCACCTTCCCACAACACTCCAACCACCAGAACCCAGATGCACACAGCAAGGTCCCCAACGACAGAGCAGGGACCCCTCCAAGCCCCCTATCCCCATCCCCCACTCCAGCATAgagaggatttttaaaatttctctgacttttttgcATAGTGCTTGTTCCTGCCACCATCTTGTGTCTCCTCTCGTGtggcctgtccccagcagctccatGAGTGTCTTTGGGAAGCCCCTTGTAGAGAGAAAACGGAGGTTACCAGGGGTTCTCCACCTCCTTAGtcacaacagaagaaaacccaggTGTAATTTTTACATCCACAAAACATTTTTGAACACAACCCCAAAGCCAACATCGCGAGCAGGAGCACCCCATGTTCACAGGGAGCCACCACAGACCTACCCCTCCACAGGCCCCttttctccccacagccccaccacAGACAAGCACCACCACACTTTGCTCCCAAATAATTACCTACTGCAGGCTTTAGGTGATGATCCTCATGCCTGTTTGACCCcaatgtgccttttttttcttgtttttcttctcttttttctggcAATGTTTAATGAGGCTAATTAGACTCAGGTGTTTTCCAGGGCGCTCAGCACCTCAAATGACTGTTTTCACCACCAGCAGgctcttttcttttcaaatagtaGAGacgcaaacttttttttttttaaatacatacataataaattcaatacttcttttttaacacatgcaaaaataaaaataatgcatcGCTATCAACTTTTGCTGCTCTTAAGACTGACAGAATAAACCCAGCGTGGGGGCTGCACGCTTTTtccaatgcattaaaaaaaaaaaaaaaaaaaaaagcggggaggagggagggaaagttTTTGCCCTGCCTCGCGCCAAAAACTTTTCGGAATGTTTTTGGAAGTTTTGTATTTGAGTCCTCCCGCGAGCCCTcccgcccgccagggggcgctgtggGGAGGCGCCAGGCCGCCGCCAGGCCGCTCTCCTCGGCGCGGGAGGTACCGGAAGTGGAGCCGGAAGTGGCGGCCGGCGCCCCGGGAGGCTTCGCCGCCGAGAGCGGCCCGGCGAGGGGGGTGAGTCTGGTAGGGGAGGGTCTTGTGTCTCGGGATGGGCAGGGTACGGTCCGGTGCCTCGCAGCGGCGTGAGCTCCGGTGCCTGCAGAGCCAACCCTGGTGAGGAGCCCGGTCGGTTGGGCCCCGGCGCCCCATGAAGGAGCGCGGTCGGTTGGGCGCTGGTGAGCCCCGGTGCCCGGTGAGGGGCCCGGTCGGTTGGGCGCTGGTGCCTGGTAAGAACGTTGGTCGGTTGAGCCCCGACAAGCCCCGGTGCCTGGTGAGTTGCCCGGTCGGTTGTGCTGCGGTGCCCAGTGAAGGAGACCGGTCAGTTAAGCCTTGACAAGCCCCAGTGTCCAGCCATTCAGGCCGTGGTGGCCATTGAGGTGGCAACCAGCAGGGCCCCGGGgcggctgcccctgcccagccctgccatgCCAGGCCAGGGGCCATCAGGGGTCCGTCGGgcgctgctggtgctggtggccacgctgggctggctgctggccctgcagctgctgctcgACCTGCGAGCACTGGGGCTGCTCTGCGGGGTGCTGGCGGCACTGGGAGGCTGGCTGGGCCCCCGGGCCCTCAGCCCCCCCGGCCGGCGGCTGCGGCTGGAGCGTTTTGTCAGCTCCCTGcggccccagccccactgcccgGCGGCcaaggggtggctggagagagaGATCGCCAGCACCGTCCACAAAGTGGTGCGGGACTTCGTCGCCTCCTGGTACCGCACCGTCAGCAACGAGCCGGCCTTCGAGGCTGAGGTGGAGAAGGCCATGATGGGCCTGGCCGCCGAGCTGAGGTGGCGGATGGGGCGAGTGGACCGCCAAGCCCTGGCccaccgcctcctcctcctctgcggcCATCACTTGCAGAGCTACCTGCAGGCTCGTGAGGCCTTGAGGGGTGATCCAGAGGGCAACCGGACCCTGTGGCAGGAGTACAGCCTGCTGGTGGGGCCGCACCCTGCCCTCCGCAGCCCAGCAGCTGAGGTGGGCTACGCCCGGGCTGCTGTGGAGATGCTGCTGCGGGCGCTGGTACCCCGGCCCCACCTGGAAACACGGACGGGACGTTTCGTGGTGGTGGAGCTGGTCGCCTGCAATGTGCTGCTGCCAGCCATCAGGAAGATGGCCGATCCTGACTGGATCAACCTGCTCCTCATTGGGACTTTCTCCAAGAAGCCCCGGGGTGAGGAGttaccccctgcacccccagtgCCTGATTTCTTACCCTTTGTGGTGCACACGGACGCTGCTCCTGCTGGGCTGCCCCCCTCCCCGAGGGTCACGGAGGTGCCCAGGCAAGAGGCAGGGGCTGCTGGCGAGGAGGGAGAGGATGTGGCGAGCGGGCTGTGCCACACAGAGGAGCCTTTCCTCCGCCCGCGAGCCCTGGGCTCCCTCTTCCCCTGCGAGGGTATGGAGCTGGAGTCCCCCGCGCCCGATGTGGGccaggacacagacctgctggTGCCATCACCCGCGGGGGAGTTCCTCGAtgaacccctccaggacacctcCGCTGTGCTGGAGGGACCGGCCACTTCGGAGAATGGCGTGGGGGACCTGGAGGAGGGCATGGCCACCAGTTCGGATGCTGGCCTGCTTCCCACCTCTGCTTTTGTGCTGAGCTCCTGCCCTGACATCCAGATCGACCTGGCagtggagaaggaagaggaaagccCAGCTGTCCCCAGGAAGTCCTCCTCGCAGAGGCCTTCCAGCTTGGGGAAAGATCTGAGGGCAGCAGAGGGCCCACCACAAAGCCCCCCAGACTCTGGGCAGACTCTGCCCTtgctctcatcctcctctccaaCGGCTTCCATCAGCACCTTCAGCTTTGAGCCCCTCAGCAGCCCCGACGGGCCGGTCGTCATCCAGAACCTGCGGATAACTGGGACCATCACTGCCCGAGAGCACAGCGGGACTGGCTTCCACCCCTACACCCTGTACACTGTCAAGGTAAAGGGTCCCCTGGTTGTCACCCCTTTTCCAAGTTCTCTGCCCTGGCAGGGGCGCACATGTGGTTTTGGAGACAGGGACTTGCTCTGTGTGTGGCTCAACAACAGATTTTGTCTGGCAGTGGGGGATTATTGGCCACAGTGGCTTTTCCAGTGGCTGTTTGGGTGCGGGATAGGGGTTCCCACTCGTGGCCAAGGGTCGCGTGGGGCTGGTTGAGTGTTTTGTATCCTTTTTTTTCATCATGAGGGGTTTGTATACTGTGCAGTTGCTTGTTCTTCAGGGAAGGGTCAATGTGAGGAACCGCTGGATGGGGCCTCTGTGGGGTCTGTGGACTGTGGGACCAACAGGGACCACAGCACATCAGGAATCTTTTGGGGTAAGGATTATTGACTGTTGCCTTCCTCCTCAGTATGAGACAGCCCTGGAGGGTGAGAGTGCAGGCAGCCTTCAGCAAATGGCTTACCACACCGTGAACCGCCGTTACCGGGAGTTCCTCAACCTCCAAACCAGACTGGAGGAGAAACCGGAGCTCCGCAAGTTCCTGAAAAGTCAGTGCCTGCATGAGCTCCCTTAGAAAATCCTTCTCCCTCTCACCCCAGTCCATGTTCCTCTGCTCTGAGGGTATCCTGTCCTGCATGTGCAGCTCTGGGCTCTTTGTGATGCCCACCTCCTCCATTGTTCTGTGCAGAGCTGACTGGAGGAGAGATTTATTCCTTTTGGCAGCAAATTCCAGTGTTTCAAAACATCCTTGCTCCTGTTCTGATCACAACACTTGCTTTTGTAGTTTTGCACTGTAACAGTGAATAGAAACACCGGTATCTGCAAGCATGTTGCTTGCATGTAAGAAAGGAGAGTAGTATGGGTTGAAcataaacttttttaaaaaagaaaacgaTGTTTCTTCTAATGCTACTTATGTATAAAGCTTCATTAAATTTAGCCTCTTCCTACATAATCCTTTGGTTCTGACAGAGCTGAGGGTTTGGCTGGAAAACTGCTTTGTTGAGAATTTTGGGGGCTCTTTGAGTGATCTAGAGTCCTTGTGCTAAACTGGTGTTCTTGCTTCTTTGAACTTGAAAGGCACGGATGATATGAAGTCCAGCAGAATGCAAGTTCTGTATGGATTTGAGGTCTAATTCAGCTACCCTGCTTTGAGGGGCATATTATCTTGGGCTGATGCCAGGCAGTGCGTAGTGGTAGTTTTAAGCATGAGAGCATTAAGATTTTAACAGAACTGTTGCAGTTTTCTCAAGCTTGCTAAGGGATTTGTTTCCTTTGTAGATATCAAAGGCCCAAAGAAACTGTTCCCTGATCTCCCGTTTGGAAATATGGACAGCGATAAAGTGGAAGCCAGAAAAAGTCTGCTAGAATCTTTCTTGAAGGTGAGATACTTGCTCGTGTGCCCCTgtgagctgctttccagctggggaCAGCTCTGTACTGACAGTGGAGCACATCAGATCTATTCCCCAGCACTTTACACGATTGAGCTGGGAAGTCGACTCAAAAAAGACCTAAAGTTACATCCTTCCTTGCAGCAATTGTGTGCGGTCCCTGAGATTGCAAACAGTGAGGAGGTGCAGGAGTTCCTCGCCCTGAACACTGACGCCAGGATCGCGTTCGTCAAGAAGCCCTTCGTTGTCTCCAGGATAGACAAGGTAGACAAGTGGGAAACTGGTTATCTGAGCCACTTGCAACTGCACCCAGATGTGCCTCTTGGGCTTCAATGTCTACGTATGTGGCTGCTGTGGTAGTAGCCAAAAAACTCAAACGCTTTCTGTGTAGCTGGGCTCAGCTTGCCCAGAAAGCCATAAAGCTAGGAAGACTTGGAGTCCATCTCAAAGAGCCTGGGGGTTATCCTGGAAAATAGAGCGCAAGTCTGAAAACTCTTAATTCGTATTCAAGGAATAGGAATATATTGAATAATTGACGGCACTGCTGGCTTTTGCAGATCGTTGTCAATGCCATTGTGGACACCTTGAAGACGGCGTTCCCCAGGTcagagccccagagccccacagaGGATCTCAGCGAGTCTGAAGTGGATGGGAAATCTCAGACAGACGGGAAGAAGGCTAACAAGTAAGGGCTCCCCCAGCTTCCCCCATGCTTTATGCACAACACGGATTTCATGCCTAAACCAACTCTGTTGTGGGGAAAAGACTTGGTGCTTTACCTGTTGTGGATAAGATGTTGTACTGTAGCCAAATTGCTTTCTCTGTCACCTACTGAGCAAGGTTATTTGAGTTTCTGTTTGGATAAAGGATTTTCTAAGAATGCTCAGCTTTTCACAGAAGGTGGGTTTCCTCCTGAGGGACCTATGGGGCGGTGGCACTTGCCAGCAAAGATGTTGATGCTGCTGGAAAATTGCTTTTTACCCTTAAACATGCACATGACCTATATATGTGGTGAGTCACTGCAAAATACAGCTGTAAGGTGTCTACCTGAAGGTTCACTCCTGCCTTTCCCACATGTTTCACACAGTGGCGTGCTGCCTTGCCCAGCAAACATCTGAATATTTATGTAGGAGTAGTGTTTAAGGTCACTGCATGTATGTTGCTCACCGAGTGTTTATTTGGTGTTGCTGGCAGTGACCAGCCTCATTGTGTTCATCAGTGATTCTTCCCTTACAGAAGGGAAGGTTTCTGCGTGAGTATGGCTGTTTTTTTCCGGAAAAGAGACGTTTTGCTAGAAAAAGCTGCTTTGGacaaaaaggcaaaccaaaaaaGTACAAGTTTTGAAGCATCTTGGCTGAAAAGGACATTCCTTAATGATAAACAAGCTATTTTACAATTTGTCCCACAATCCCAAACGCCCTTCAATAGcctcctttctgtgtgtgtgtgtttacgaTTGGATTTCCCAATCCTGCTGGGTATGTTTCATCTCAGAGGCATTTCTGAACGCTCTCCTGTGTATGCTGCAATGCTTACACCTTGCTGAGCAGAAATGCCTGTATCTGCATGAAAATTTATGTCACATACATGCCAAAGAAGGTGGATGTCAGAAAGCCTTGGCTAGGCCTGTGTGTAGTTGAGGAAAAGCGCCTTAATGCTTTTGTTGCATCGTTTTACTGCCACCTCTTCGTTATCCTGGGGGCAGATGCTTTTTTTGAACCACTTTAGGTCTTGTCAGACTGCTTAGCTTGGACATGACACTGGACAGAGGAGGCTGGTCCAGGTTCTTGGCTGAGGCTGGGAAACTCCTCACTTGCAGTTTGCAGAGGAAACCTTGACTCTGGTGTGTCTCTCCTCTTCAGGTCCAGGCTGAGGTTCTCATCCAGTAAAATTGCTCCAGTGCTGAGCGTGAGCGAAGCGCATGACAGGATCGTGTACTCAATCAGGGAGGGCGGCGCTGTAAGTTCAGATCCCTCTCACCATCCTTTCATGATCCGAATCATCGCcctgtttggctgctggctgggaatAATCCACGTGCACAAGAGTTGTGGCTGCTGCAGCCTTGTTCCTGCCCGCCAGGTTTTTGCAGAGAGGCGATAATCAGTCGTAGTTGTGCTGGTAAAACCACAGCAAGTTGCAAACCAGGTGGTGGGGGGCTGTCTGGTGTGTCTGGTCAGCTCGGGCTGGGTGCAGCTCACTGCTGTGGTACTTTTGTAGGTCTCTGGCACCCTGTCGCTGGCAGCTATGGAGTCCTTCATCCAGAagcaggagaagctgctggaggcagTCCCCAGCAAAGCTCCTGAAGGCGAGGGAGGCAGAGAAGCGAAGGAAGGCTCCGTGCAGGAGGgtatggacaggctggagcaggggacacATCCGGACACGGACTCTGGTGAGCTCAGCCCCTCTGTCAGTGCTTCAGTTTATCTCCCTCAGTACTGCAACAGCTCCAACATCTGCAGGCTCAGCTTGCAGGGGCTTCAGTATGAGGAGCTGGTCTCCTGCCCGTTGCACCTTGATTAAAGGGAAAGCAAACTGCGTTTTTCCAGTCCTCTTAGGCGATTGCTCTGGTCTTTATTGCTAGTGGAAGCAAACTGGGTCTTGGCTCAGTTGTGTCACTGTCGATCTTCACCTTAGTGTACTCAGTACAGTTACAGCAGAAATAAGTTTCTTAAGGACACACTGCTTAAACTGCCAGTGTTATAAAATCAAGCTCTTAGAAAAATGGCCAAACGATGTTTTCTTCGTAGTCTCCAAGTTACCCTTGATATGTCCACGGACCTTTTGAGATTCAGTTAAATTTGGATAGATTTGGTGGGAATAGCAAATATGTAATCCCAGTTCAAGGAATgatattccttttctggttagaGATCCCTCCTCTGAAGCACAGGAGGCTACGGCCTCTCAGAGCGGTTACGAGATTATCCTGAACACGAACAAAAAATATGTTCTCTAATCTTTTTCTTGGAATAGCTGAGCTGTATCAGCTGGAACTTTCCAAAAGTTTCACTCCAGTGGTTCAAGTTTGGCAAGCTGTGACTGAAAGCATGTGCTTGTGACAGGATGGGTCTGTTATTCTGAAACTTAGCCTGTGCTACCAGCTTTGCCTATAATCTTTGAACACCCGCCCGCAGTTGTTTTGGGTGTGCTGGGAAGCAGGACTGGAATTGGAGGCCACAGAGCCCAAGAGATACAGACAGGCCGAGTTAGCTGAACTCTTAAGGAAATTTAAGGTAAATGATGTCAAATGCCTGCAGGTCTGTGATGCTTCAGAGCCGAGACAGGGCAGGCTGGTCTGGCAGGGTAAGGGGGATGAAAGTCTGGGGAGTGGCTGGCTAAAAAGGCAACTGGTGTCTGTGTCTGCTCACTGGGTGACTTCTCGGAAGAGGTTGACCAGCAGCTCTCTGAGAAAGGGGACTTGGACGCTACAGGAGTAAACAGAGCTTGTTGAGGATGCTCTTTGTACGGGGTTATGGTAAAGCTGAACAGCCTGCTCCAGCTTTCGCACAGGGAAGTTAAGTCTCAAAGCAAGTGAGGAGTAACTTGCACATAGCCCAGAGCAAGAGGCACCAAATGCACTCgtgccttctcttttccaagtgAAATGGCCTGGAGTTAATTAGTCCAGCTCATACgcagcagggagaggaagaggagggaaggagaggtgcTGGGGTCCAGAATCCCTCTCCCCTTTATCTCCAGCAGTAAATCGCGTGTGAACAGTCTCGTTGGCTCTCTGTAGGCAGTGGTTGAAAGATCAGGCATTGGGGAATGGCAGAGCAGGGgaagctgctctgcaggagcTCCCTCTGCCAACAGAGCCGACGCGGCAGCCTCAGGTCGGGGCTCTGGCCTAGGAGTGGTTGTCTCAGGTTTGTGGTACATCAATAAGCTCTGATGCTTTGGGGCCAAGCAGCATAGAAATAATTCTCTAGCAAGCAGAATGTGTTTATGCTGCTGGCTTTGACATCCTCCTGAGGGTCAGAGAGAGGTTTTGCTGTCCCAGGTCTCTGTCACCAGGGATATGTGGGCATGTGTGTGGGTTTTTGTGTGAACTGATACATCTGGTTTATCCAGGTGTGGTTCATCCATCTTGCTGCTGAGACTTGGACCTGCCACACGATGGCAGCGTGCAGACACCATCCGGAGCCTTGTGCCTGAAAAACTGCACGTTGGAAGAGGGGAAAGTGTTGGTGAAGACGAGGAAAATAGTCCTCAGCAATGTACTTTTCTCCTGGCTACAGTCGCTGCCTTCCTTCTCACCTGTTTTGGGCACACTGCCATCCCCGTGCGTGGACTGGGATTTGATAATCCCCCAGTTTAACTAAGAAGGAACTGGGCAATCGGAGCAACCACATTCTGGGCTTGGTAGGGAGGTTGGGACTGCTTGGATGAAAGTGGAAATGAAAGAGAGAGACTGAGGCAGGAGCCTGGGCACGTGGCACAAGGTCCTAGGCTGGGGAGAAAAGCAGTGAATTTTGGATGATGCTTTCCACCAGATTTGCTTAGGCACTGAGTTGTCTTCTTCATCTgaccctcctcttccttctgccaGACTCTGAGACAGCATTGGCTGACCTGGCCCTGGACGTGCTTCGTCTGCTGCTGATGGATCACTGGAGCTGGTTGTGCACGGAGAACATGCAGAAGGTCTTCCACCTGCTCTTCGGGACCCTCATTCAAAGGTAAGGCCTCAGCGACCAACCTCACAGCTCTCTGAGGTGGCATTGCCTTTGGAGTTACAGTCTAAAATGGAGCTCTGAATGCAGATAAAAATGCAGCTCTGAATGGAGCCGGAATGCAGATAAATGCTTTCCGTCGCAGCAAACAACAAGGTTCTGTAATGAAGATGTCGTGTGTATGTAGAGTAAACATCTCAGAGGTGTGCACTAGGAGCTGTTTTCCCCGTGAGCAGCAACATAACTCTAGTGAGCAGCCTCCTATCCTTTAATAACAGGGGAAAGGAAGGATCTGGCCCTGGGAATGGGAGGATTCTCGCCTTATGAAAGGGCAAGAGTGCCCAACTCCCTGGCTTTCCAGGGAGAGACTGTCTTGTGGTCTCTCGCTGCCCAGGAGCTCGGCTTGTTTTTTCTACAAAAGGAGAATAAACAGGCCCAGGGAACAGCAACTTGTCAAGTAACAGCTCGGAGTGTGTCCTCCCAGGGCCTTTGCTCTCGCTGAGGCACCCCTCTCTGATCTGCGGTGGGCCAGTGGTGCCCGTGCCTTGGGCAATGACCCGCAGATGTATTAGGGTCAGGCTTCCTTTCCAGCTGGTACATACTTGCCAAGCTTTTCTGGGGCCAGTACCTCTGTGTGGTAAGGCACTAGGCCAAGACACACAAACAGACAGCATTTCTGTTGTCTTGTGTAGGTCGGTGCCTATCACTAGCTGAGGAAATGGTCCTCTGGAGTAAAAGGAAAGCCTTCCCGAAAGAGTTTTGGCTAGGAGGAGTCTTGGAGCAATGCTTTTCCCACTCCTGCACTCTTTCTTCTCTCGCAGGCATTCAAAGCCAGTGTCAGAATGTGCAGGGCAGCACATTATAACCAAGCTGGTAAATTAAGCTGACCCTCAGCAGAGGTTGCTGAAGCTCTTTGAGGTCAGGGGCTGCTGGCCATCGCTCCCCAGTCTGTTTCCTTGGGTGGGAGGAGGTGGATGTTGCTCCCATTTCTCCAAAATGGGCTTTGGTCTCTTGGGGAATGAGCTGGAACCCAATCCTTGTGTGTAAGCACAGAGGTATGAAAGCTTGAATAGGCACGTCATCACCTCCTAATAAGCTGTGTCCCGGTCATCCAGGGAGCCTGCAGCACCGACACGTGGCATTGGTATTTTCCACTAGAGAagctgtcacacacacacagagcacatgCCTGGCTCTGGAAGAGGTGAAGGACCTCCACAAGTTGTGCTGGTGGAGCAGCATGAGGGTGAATGTGTTTGCAGCTGCTCCGCTGCGACAGGTCTGGCTGAACCCACGTGTGCTGCAGGCAAACCTCTGGCTGGAGGTGGTGTTGGGAAGTCCCGTGGCTTCTTGGTGTCGTGATCAGGGTGTAAATACAACCTTTTGAATGATCCCTGTGCCCCTGGGATGTGTCCGTGCTGAAATCTGTGCTGGCTCTGCTCTTGTTCTGGGACAGTTGGGAGGCCGCAGGTCGGGATGTGGAGAGGACGGGGGGAAGGAGCTGCACAGTGTGAACTGACCCGTTGCCAGGAGGATGGTGTTGCTCATGGGTTGCTGCAGGGAATATTTTCCTCCCCTGTTTCAGGGGAGTCACCACCCCAACCCAGAAGGCTGTCCCTGGGACAGTGCTTTGGTCTCCTGAAAGGGAGGAGTGTTAGGGCAGAGGTTCTCCTATCTTTAATCAAGGGTGGCAGGTTTTTAGTGAGCGTAAAGCCCACGTGGAGGGCTGGGGCTCAGCAGGATACTGCCCTGAGAGCAGTCAGGGTCTGCCTGTCGTGAAAGCTGTGATCTGGCAAGAGAGCAGAGTTCAGACAATGCCTGAGACGGACATGCAAGAcgaggcaggcagctgcctttgcGGCGGAGGAGAATTGGGAAGGGGGGTTCTCTGTGCTGGCTTGCCATTGCACCCTGTTCCCGAGCCACACAGAAGGGTGGCTGAGACCTCTTGTACTCCTGGCTGGCCCAGGTGGCCACTGCTGTCCTGAGCAGCTCAAGAAGTCTCTAGCTCAGACCTGCTGCCAGCTGCCTATCTGGGAGCACAGCGTGGATTTGGGGATATTTCTCTTCCATTTAAGTATTTGCAACTTGATCTCTGCTCGGCCAGacctggcacagccctggcactggCATTCTGGCTGGCACTGCGTCTGGGTACCCTTTACAGGTGGAGAAAATGCCAGAAGCTGTTCTGGGAGCTTGTGCTATTCAGGGTCTCTGACAGGCAGACAAACGCGGGGCGGCAGATGGGCACGCATCCTGTCTCTAACTGTTGCTGGTCACAAAGTACAAGTAGGCATCATCTCTTCGAGAGGTGAGGGGGTCCCCTCTTCCTGTCAGTGGCTGGGTTAGGTGGTGGGTGGTGGAAAGAAGGTGTCCCGTCAGTGGTTTGGGTGTAAGAAAGGGGGTTGCTGCTGGATACTCCTCTGCCAGCTTGTATTTGGTGAGTAGcgtgctgctcctgcagccttcTCACAGCTGCCTTCATGGACATTGCTACCTGTCTGCACCGAGTGTCCCTCATCCCAGAGCAgagtaaacaacaaaaaaaccaccgAGAACACAGTCCAGCTTCTCCAGAGAGCCAATCCCCCTCTCCTTTGGGGACTTTCTCCCTTGGGCTCGTGGTGCCCACAGCATCCCCTGCAGTGACACCAAGTGATTGCTGTGACCGGGCTGTTGCTGATTATGGGGTCTCTGCATGGAGCATCCCACCAcgctcctttttcccctcttctctgcagctgAAATAGCTGGAGCCAGGCACTATCAGTCTCCCCTGACTGTCAGTTTAATGGCAGCCGGGGAGAGGAAGGCTGTATGACCGAAAAAGGTATTGTTAAGTAAAAGGGAGCCCGCATCAGCGTGGCGCTCGTCCCATTATGTAACAGGGAGTGATCCTTTTTCGGAGCCGAAAG carries:
- the SNX19 gene encoding sorting nexin-19 isoform X1 — translated: MPGQGPSGVRRALLVLVATLGWLLALQLLLDLRALGLLCGVLAALGGWLGPRALSPPGRRLRLERFVSSLRPQPHCPAAKGWLEREIASTVHKVVRDFVASWYRTVSNEPAFEAEVEKAMMGLAAELRWRMGRVDRQALAHRLLLLCGHHLQSYLQAREALRGDPEGNRTLWQEYSLLVGPHPALRSPAAEVGYARAAVEMLLRALVPRPHLETRTGRFVVVELVACNVLLPAIRKMADPDWINLLLIGTFSKKPRGEELPPAPPVPDFLPFVVHTDAAPAGLPPSPRVTEVPRQEAGAAGEEGEDVASGLCHTEEPFLRPRALGSLFPCEGMELESPAPDVGQDTDLLVPSPAGEFLDEPLQDTSAVLEGPATSENGVGDLEEGMATSSDAGLLPTSAFVLSSCPDIQIDLAVEKEEESPAVPRKSSSQRPSSLGKDLRAAEGPPQSPPDSGQTLPLLSSSSPTASISTFSFEPLSSPDGPVVIQNLRITGTITAREHSGTGFHPYTLYTVKYETALEGESAGSLQQMAYHTVNRRYREFLNLQTRLEEKPELRKFLKNIKGPKKLFPDLPFGNMDSDKVEARKSLLESFLKQLCAVPEIANSEEVQEFLALNTDARIAFVKKPFVVSRIDKIVVNAIVDTLKTAFPRSEPQSPTEDLSESEVDGKSQTDGKKANKSRLRFSSSKIAPVLSVSEAHDRIVYSIREGGAVSGTLSLAAMESFIQKQEKLLEAVPSKAPEGEGGREAKEGSVQEGMDRLEQGTHPDTDSDSETALADLALDVLRLLLMDHWSWLCTENMQKVFHLLFGTLIQRWLEVQVVNLTCTQRWVQYLQLLQESIWPGGVLPAVPKPARTEEQKKAAAEQALQSLMGILPNVIQEILGTSKCRMSWNLVLESLAQPVINRHLVFCLLDILLEFLVLKGSSDELETAAVAPSASSGLDKAGVAAH
- the SNX19 gene encoding sorting nexin-19 isoform X2, with product MPGQGPSGVRRALLVLVATLGWLLALQLLLDLRALGLLCGVLAALGGWLGPRALSPPGRRLRLERFVSSLRPQPHCPAAKGWLEREIASTVHKVVRDFVASWYRTVSNEPAFEAEVEKAMMGLAAELRWRMGRVDRQALAHRLLLLCGHHLQSYLQAREALRGDPEGNRTLWQEYSLLVGPHPALRSPAAEVGYARAAVEMLLRALVPRPHLETRTGRFVVVELVACNVLLPAIRKMADPDWINLLLIGTFSKKPRGEELPPAPPVPDFLPFVVHTDAAPAGLPPSPRVTEVPRQEAGAAGEEGEDVASGLCHTEEPFLRPRALGSLFPCEGMELESPAPDVGQDTDLLVPSPAGEFLDEPLQDTSAVLEGPATSENGVGDLEEGMATSSDAGLLPTSAFVLSSCPDIQIDLAVEKEEESPAVPRKSSSQRPSSLGKDLRAAEGPPQSPPDSGQTLPLLSSSSPTASISTFSFEPLSSPDGPVVIQNLRITGTITAREHSGTGFHPYTLYTVKYETALEGESAGSLQQMAYHTVNRRYREFLNLQTRLEEKPELRKFLKNIKGPKKLFPDLPFGNMDSDKVEARKSLLESFLKQLCAVPEIANSEEVQEFLALNTDARIAFVKKPFVVSRIDKIVVNAIVDTLKTAFPRSEPQSPTEDLSESEVDGKSQTDGKKANKSRLRFSSSKIAPVLSVSEAHDRIVYSIREGGAVSGTLSLAAMESFIQKQEKLLEAVPSKAPEGEGGREAKEGSVQEGMDRLEQGTHPDTDSDSETALADLALDVLRLLLMDHWSWLCTENMQKVFHLLFGTLIQRWLEVQVVNLTCTQRWVQYLQLLQESIWPGGVLPAVPKPARTEEQKKAAAEQALQSLMGILPNVIQEILGTSKCRMSWNLVLESLAQPVINRLSSECETREAMWGSLAFLLEESESERSRGCADPSAHPSGTAA